A genomic segment from Nicotiana tabacum cultivar K326 chromosome 9, ASM71507v2, whole genome shotgun sequence encodes:
- the LOC107827065 gene encoding ras-related protein RABE1a-like produces the protein MAAPPARARADYDYLIKLLLIGDSGVGKSCLLLRFSDGSFTTSFITTIGIDFKIRTIELDGKRIKLQIWDTAGQERFRTITTAYYRGAMGILLVYDVTDESSFNNIRNWIRNIEQHASDNVNKILVGNKADMDESKRAVPTSKGQALADEYGIKFFETSAKTNLNVEQVFFSIARDIKQRLADTDSKAEPSTLKINQPDAGAGASQTAQKSACCGS, from the exons ATGGCCGCACCACCGGCAAGGGCTAGAGCGGACTATGATTACCTCATAAAGCTTCTTTTGATCGGGGATAGTG GTGTTGGTAAGAGTTGCCTTCTTTTACGTTTCTCTGATGGTTCCTTCACCACAAGCTTTATCACAACCATTGG AATTGACTTTAAAATTCGGACCATTGAGCTTGATGGAAAAAGGATCAAGCTTCAGATATGGGATACAGCTGGTCAGGAACGGTTTCGGACTATCACTACTG CTTACTATCGTGGAGCCATGGGTATATTGTTGGTGTATGATGTTACTGACGAATCCTCCTTTAACA ACATTAGGAACTGGATTCGTAACATTGAGCAGCATGCCTCAGACAATGTCAACAAAATACTTGTAGGGAACAAGGCCGACATGGATGAAAGCAAGAGG GCTGTTCCTACTTCAAAGGGACAAGCACTTGCAGATGAGTATGGGATTAAGTTTTTTGAAACT AGTGCAAAGACAAATCTTAACGTGGAACAAGTTTTCTTCTCAATAGCAAGAGATATAAAGCAAAGGCTAGCAGACACAGACTCGAAGGCTGAG CCTTCGACGCTCAAGATTAATCAACCAGATGCAGGAGCTGGAGCTAGTCAAACTGCCCAGAAATCTGCTTGCTGTGGTTCGTAA